A section of the Jaculus jaculus isolate mJacJac1 chromosome 6, mJacJac1.mat.Y.cur, whole genome shotgun sequence genome encodes:
- the Csrnp2 gene encoding cysteine/serine-rich nuclear protein 2 isoform X2, translating to MDAFTGSSLKRKFDDVDVGSSVSNSDDEISSSDSADSCDSLNPPTTASFTPTSILKRQKQPRRKSVRFDQVTVYYFARRQGFTSVPSQGGSSLDEDIDVENVEVDDYFFLQPLPTKRRRALLRASGVHRIDAEEKQELRAIRLSREECGCDCRLYCDPEACACSQAGIKCQVDRMSFPCGCSRDGCGNMAGRIEFNPIRVRTHYLHTIMKLELESKRQVSRPAAPEDEPSPAASCSLPGAPSSETQDFQEFIAENETAVMHLQSAEELERLQAEDDSSGSSASLDSSMESLGVCILEEPLAVPEELCPGLAAPILIQAQLPPGSSVLCFAENSDHPSASPVSSPSYLNSGPLVYYQVEQRPVLAVKGEPGTEEGAASFPKEKDLGVFSLPVTSLVACSPSDPADLCKTEVGKTPTLDALLPDDCSPEEPESEDFQPSWSPSSLPFRTDNEEGCGAQKSSQQREERTPEEAALELPLAV from the exons ATGGATGCGTTCACGGGCTCGAGTCTCAAGAGGAAGTTTGATGATGTGGATGTGGGCTCATCAGTTTCCAACTCAGATGATGAGATCTCCAGCAGTGACAGTGCTGACAGCTGCGACAGCCTCAATCCTCCTACAACTGCCAGCTTCACAC CCACATCCATCCTGAAGCGGCAGAAGCAGCCTCGGAGGAAGAGCGTGCGCTTCGACCAGGTGACCGTATACTACTTTGCCCGGCGCCAGGGTTTTACCAGTGTGCCCAGCCAAGGCGGCAGCTCTCTAG ATGAAGATATTGACGTGGAAAATGTGGAGGTGGATGATTACTTCTTCCTTCAACCCCTGCCTACCAAACGGCGACGAGCCCTACTAAGGGCTTCTGGGGTCCACCGCATTGACGCCGAAGAGAAGCAGGAGCTTAGAGCCATCCGCCTGTCTCGGGAAGAGTGTGGCTGTGACTGTCGACTGTACTGTgacccagaagcatgtgcctgtagccaggctgggattaaatgccag GTGGACCGCATGTCCTTTCCTTGTGGCTGCTCCAGGGATGGCTGTGGGAACATGGCTGGGCGAATTGAGTTTAACCCAATTCGTGTGCGGACTCATTACCTCCACACTATCATGAAGCTGGAGTTAGAGAGCAAGCGGCAGGTGAGTCGTCCGGCAGCCCCTGAGGATGAGCCCTCGCCCGCTGCTAGCTGCAGCCTGCCAGGAGCCCCAAGCTCTGAGACCCAGGACTTCCAGGAGTTCATTGCCGAGAACGAGACGGCAGTGATGCACCTGCAGAGCGCGGAGGAACTGGAGCGGCTCCAGGCAGAGGACGACTCCAGCGGCTCGAGCGCCAGCCTGGACTCCAGCATGGAGAGCCTGGGCGTGTGCATCCTGGAGGAGCCTCTGGCTGTTCCCGAAGAGCTGTGCCCAGGCCTTGCCGCCCCCATTCTCATCCAGGCTCAGCTGCCCCCAGGCTCCTCTGTCCTGTGTTTTGCTGAGAACTCTGACCACCCATCAGCCTCACCAGTGAGCAGCCCATCCTACTTGAACAGCGGGCCCCTGGTCTATTACCAAGTAGAGCAGAGGCCAGTCTTGGCAGTGAAAGGAGAGCCTGGTACAGAAGAAGGCGCGGCCTCTTTCCCCAAGGAGAAGGATCTCGGTGTCTTCTCCCTCCCTGTTACCTCACTGGTGGCTTGCAGCCCCTCAGACCCGGCAGACCTCTGTAAGACAGAGGTGGGGAAAACGCCCACTCTTGATGCACTATTGCCCGATGATTGTAGCCCTGAGGAGCCTGAGAGTGAAGACTTCCAGCCCTCTTGGTCCCCCTCTAGCCTCCCCTTCCGAACGGACAATGAAGAGGGCTGTGGAGCACAAAAGAGCTCCCAGCAGCGTGAGGAGCGGACCCCTGAAGAGGCTGCCCTAGAACTCCCTCTGGCAGTGTGA
- the Csrnp2 gene encoding cysteine/serine-rich nuclear protein 2 isoform X1 has product MDAFTGSSLKRKFDDVDVGSSVSNSDDEISSSDSADSCDSLNPPTTASFTPTSILKRQKQPRRKSVRFDQVTVYYFARRQGFTSVPSQGGSSLGMAQHHNSVRSYTLCEFAQEQEVNHREILREHLKEEKLHAKKMKLTKNGTVESVEADGLTLDDVSDEDIDVENVEVDDYFFLQPLPTKRRRALLRASGVHRIDAEEKQELRAIRLSREECGCDCRLYCDPEACACSQAGIKCQVDRMSFPCGCSRDGCGNMAGRIEFNPIRVRTHYLHTIMKLELESKRQVSRPAAPEDEPSPAASCSLPGAPSSETQDFQEFIAENETAVMHLQSAEELERLQAEDDSSGSSASLDSSMESLGVCILEEPLAVPEELCPGLAAPILIQAQLPPGSSVLCFAENSDHPSASPVSSPSYLNSGPLVYYQVEQRPVLAVKGEPGTEEGAASFPKEKDLGVFSLPVTSLVACSPSDPADLCKTEVGKTPTLDALLPDDCSPEEPESEDFQPSWSPSSLPFRTDNEEGCGAQKSSQQREERTPEEAALELPLAV; this is encoded by the exons ATGGATGCGTTCACGGGCTCGAGTCTCAAGAGGAAGTTTGATGATGTGGATGTGGGCTCATCAGTTTCCAACTCAGATGATGAGATCTCCAGCAGTGACAGTGCTGACAGCTGCGACAGCCTCAATCCTCCTACAACTGCCAGCTTCACAC CCACATCCATCCTGAAGCGGCAGAAGCAGCCTCGGAGGAAGAGCGTGCGCTTCGACCAGGTGACCGTATACTACTTTGCCCGGCGCCAGGGTTTTACCAGTGTGCCCAGCCAAGGCGGCAGCTCTCTAGGTATGGCTCAGCACCATAACTCTGTGCGCAGCTACACGCTTTGTGAGTTTGCACAAGAGCAAGAGGTGAACCATCGTGAGATCCTTCGTGAGCACCTGAAGGAGGAGAAACTCCATGCCAAGAAAATGAAG CTGACCAAGAATGGGACAGTGGAGTCAGTGGAGGCTGATGGCCTGACACTGGATGACGTTTCAGATGAAGATATTGACGTGGAAAATGTGGAGGTGGATGATTACTTCTTCCTTCAACCCCTGCCTACCAAACGGCGACGAGCCCTACTAAGGGCTTCTGGGGTCCACCGCATTGACGCCGAAGAGAAGCAGGAGCTTAGAGCCATCCGCCTGTCTCGGGAAGAGTGTGGCTGTGACTGTCGACTGTACTGTgacccagaagcatgtgcctgtagccaggctgggattaaatgccag GTGGACCGCATGTCCTTTCCTTGTGGCTGCTCCAGGGATGGCTGTGGGAACATGGCTGGGCGAATTGAGTTTAACCCAATTCGTGTGCGGACTCATTACCTCCACACTATCATGAAGCTGGAGTTAGAGAGCAAGCGGCAGGTGAGTCGTCCGGCAGCCCCTGAGGATGAGCCCTCGCCCGCTGCTAGCTGCAGCCTGCCAGGAGCCCCAAGCTCTGAGACCCAGGACTTCCAGGAGTTCATTGCCGAGAACGAGACGGCAGTGATGCACCTGCAGAGCGCGGAGGAACTGGAGCGGCTCCAGGCAGAGGACGACTCCAGCGGCTCGAGCGCCAGCCTGGACTCCAGCATGGAGAGCCTGGGCGTGTGCATCCTGGAGGAGCCTCTGGCTGTTCCCGAAGAGCTGTGCCCAGGCCTTGCCGCCCCCATTCTCATCCAGGCTCAGCTGCCCCCAGGCTCCTCTGTCCTGTGTTTTGCTGAGAACTCTGACCACCCATCAGCCTCACCAGTGAGCAGCCCATCCTACTTGAACAGCGGGCCCCTGGTCTATTACCAAGTAGAGCAGAGGCCAGTCTTGGCAGTGAAAGGAGAGCCTGGTACAGAAGAAGGCGCGGCCTCTTTCCCCAAGGAGAAGGATCTCGGTGTCTTCTCCCTCCCTGTTACCTCACTGGTGGCTTGCAGCCCCTCAGACCCGGCAGACCTCTGTAAGACAGAGGTGGGGAAAACGCCCACTCTTGATGCACTATTGCCCGATGATTGTAGCCCTGAGGAGCCTGAGAGTGAAGACTTCCAGCCCTCTTGGTCCCCCTCTAGCCTCCCCTTCCGAACGGACAATGAAGAGGGCTGTGGAGCACAAAAGAGCTCCCAGCAGCGTGAGGAGCGGACCCCTGAAGAGGCTGCCCTAGAACTCCCTCTGGCAGTGTGA